In Bradyrhizobium manausense, the sequence AACGGATCGGCGGTCTGTACCGGGGCGGGTGTGGCGGCCGCGGCAGGGGGCGGAGCCGCCGGGCTCGGTGAGGCGCTGGCGGCGGGGGAGGGCGATGCCGCCGGCGACGGCGTTGCCGCTGGCGTGGGCGAAGCGCTCGCAGCCGGGGCGGGCGCGGCCGACGGGGCCGGCGCGGGGCTCGCCGACGCCGCGGGCGCCGGGCTCGGGGTCTGCGCGAGCACGCCGGGCAGGCCAAGCGTCAAGGCCGCTGCCGGGATCAGCGCGGCCAGTGCGAAACGACGAAACCCGATCATTCTATTCTCCCCAAAACCTTCCGCATCAAAGCCTTGCCCACCAAGGCCCAGATCCGGCCGCACATCCCTGATCGCGCGAATTGCGCCGTTCTAACACGCGAGCGCCAAATTCGTCCCATGACAGATGCGTCATGGCAGACGTCTGGGCCTCGGGCCGTAAATCACTGGCCAAGCGGGCCAAGGATCGCCATATAAGGCAGGCGAAATTCGGGAATTTTCATGAGCGCGCTGGCCAACCACGCATTTGCCAAGATGAACGGCATCGGCAACGAGATCGTCGTTGTCGATATGCGCGATTCCGCCGACAAGATCACGCCGGACGACGCCCGTGCGGTGGCGTCCGCGCAGGGCGGCGTGCCCTATGACCAGCTCATGGTGCTGCAGAAGCCGCGGCTCGACGGCACCGAAGCCTTCATCAGCATCTACAACAATGACGGTTCGGAAGCCGGTGCGTGCGGCAACGGCATGCGCTGCGTGGTTCGTCGCATCTTCGAAAAGACCGGACAGGCCACGGCGACCTTCGAGACCGCGGCCGGCCTGCTCAATGCCTGGCAGGGGCCGGCGCCCGATCTCTACACCGTCGACATGGGTGCGCCGAAGTTCGGCTGGCAGGACATTCCGCTGGCGGAAGAGTTTCGCGACACCCGCTATATCGAATTGCAGATCGGACCGATCGACAAGCCGATCCTGCATTCGCCATCCGTGGTCAGCATGGGCAATCCGCACGCGATCTTCTGGGTCGACGACGTCAACGCCTATGATCTCGAGCGCTTTGGGCCGCTGCTGGAAAATCATCCGATCTTCCCCGAACGCGCCAACATCACGCTCGCTCATATCGCCGATCGCGAGCACATCACCATGCGCACCTGGGAGCGTGGCGCTGGCCTCACCAGGGCCTGCGGTTCGGCGGCGTGCGCGACTGCGGTTGCGGCGGCGCGGCTGAAGCGCACCGAGCGCAAGGTCGAGATGACGCTGCCCGGCGGCAGGCTTGGCATCGAATGGCGCGAGCGCGACGACCACGTGCTGATGACGGGCACCGCGACCTTCGAATATGAAGGCAATTTCGATCCGGCGCTGTTCGCGCCGGCCGGCTGATGGCCGTCGATATCGTCACCTTCGGCTGCCGCCTCAACGCCTTCGAGGCCGAGGTGATCCGCAGCAAGGCGGAAGGCGCGGGTCTTTCCGACACCATCGTCATCAACAGCTGCGCCGTCACCAACGAGGCGGTGGCGCAGGCGCGCCAGTCGATCCGCAAGTTGAAGCGCGAGCGGCCCCATGCGCGCATCGTCGTCACCGGCTGCGCCGCGCAGACGCAAAGCGGCATGTTCGCCGAGATGGCCGAGGTCGATCGCGTCGTCGGCAATGACGACAAGATGCGCGGCGACGCCTGGCGCGCGGCGCGCGAGGCCTTCGATCTCGGCGCCGGCGAGAAGATCGCCGTCAGCGACATCATGGCCGTCAGGGAGATGGCGCCACATCTGATCGACGGCTATGCGAGCGGCCTGCCGCGCGTGTTCGTGCAGGTCCAGAACGGCTGCGATCATCGCTGCACCTTCTGCATCATCCCCTATGGCCGCGGCAATTCGCGTTCGGTGCCGATGGGCGCGGTGGTGGATCAGGTGCGCACGCTGGTCGAACGTGGCCATGCCGAGATCGTGCTCACCGGCGTCGATCTCACCAGCTACGGCACCGACCTGCCGGGCGCGCCCAAGCTCGGCATGCTCACCAGGCAGATCTTGCGGCACGTGCCGGAGCTGAAGCGCCTGCGCATTTCCTCGATCGATTCGATCGAGGCGGATGCCGATCTGTTAGATGCGATCGCTGATGATGCGCGGCTGATGCCGCATCTGCATCTGTCGCTGCAGTCCGGCGACGACATGATCCTGAAGCGCATGAAACGGCGGCATTTGCGGAGCGACGCGATCGCGTTCTGCGATCAGGTGCGGCGGCTGCGGCCGGATATCGTCTTCGGTGCTGACATCATCGCAGGCTTTCCGACCGAGACCGAGGAGATGTTTTCGCGCTCGCTCGACCTGGTCGACGAATGCGGCCTGACGTTCCTGCACGTCTTCCCGTACTCGCCACGCCCCGGCACGCCGGCCGCGAAGATGCCGCAGGTTGCGGGGCCCGCGATCAAGGGGCGCGCGAAACGGCTGCGTGCGGCGGGCGAAGCTGCGTTACGGAAGCGGCTGGATGCAGAGATCGGCGCGACGCGCGATGTGCTGATCGAGAGCGACGGGCAGGGGCGCACCCAGCATTATCTGCCGGTGGCGATTGCCGGTGAGCGCGTGGGCAGTGTCGTGCCGTTGACGATCGTCGGCAGCGATGGCGAGCGGCTCACGATATAGCTACGACGCCCGCACCTGCCAGAAGCGCAGCGTGCGCCGCGCGTTCTCCGGCGACATGCGTGCAAAATTGTTCTTTGCTCTTGCAACATCCGCGGGCTTCATCGCGCCGGTCGCAAACCGGCTTTCGAGCACGGCGGCGGTGGTTTCCCAGCTCAGCTGCGCCGCCTTGCACGGCACCAGCAGTCCGTCTTCGCGCAGGCTCTGCATCAGCGGACGAATCACCTCCACGGTCGAGCCGGACAGTGCCGCCAGCGCAGCTACGGCCTCCTCGTAGCGCCGCTGCCTGGCGAAGCCGAGCAGCGTCGCCTCGTTGAGCTGGCCGGTTGCCTTGAGGTTTCCGATGGCACGCTTGGCGCCCTCGAAATCGCGCACGCCCGACATCTCGCGCTCGACGCCGACGGTCACCGCGGCGATCGCATTCTGGATTTCGTCGAACAGGTCTGGCGGCGCGCGCGACAACAGGCGGGTGCGAACGGTGTCGGTTGCGGAACGCAGCAATCGGCGGCGCAGGTCCGATGGCAGGTCGACGCGGACGCCGATGTTGACCGCGAGCTCGGGATCGCTCTCGGCCTGTCCCACGATGACGGTGAAGCCCTTTCCGGACAGGCGCGCGCCGGGATTGGCGGCGAGCCGCCGGCTCACGCTCGGATAGCGGCGCGCCAGCAGCGCGTCGGTGACGATCTCCTTCAGCCACCAGCGGCCGGCGACCGCGAGCAGATGCGTCTCGCCCTTGCTGGAGGCGATCTTCACCAGTTCGCCGTCGTCGAGGCGCGCAGATTCCTGGAGCACGGGACCGGCGATGCGGATTTCGTCATTGTTGGCGAGGCGGCGGATGACGGAGGGCGGCGCCTGCGCGATCGGCGCGAGCTGGGTGCTGATCTCGGCCAGCGCAACGCGCGCGCCCATGTCGGCGATGGCGCGCAGCTCGATAGTACCGATCAGCCGCTCGAGCACGTCGTCGAACAGCGCGATCTGCTCGTCGTTGAAGCTTCCGGCGGAGGAGAGAAACAGGTCGGTGACGCGCCGGGCGGTCTCCAGGCCCTTTTCCGACGAGCCGGTCCGGATTGCGGATTCGACCTCGTCGATGATCGATAGCTGGGCCGTGGACATGACGCGTTGCTCGTCCTGAGCGGATGACGGAAGCTTGTTCTAAGCAACCGCCATCATTAGCGACGAGCACTGAACGTTTCGTAAACCATGCCTTGGAGAAGTCGCTATTCCCCGTTCCAGCCGCAGGCGCGGAGTTTTTCGTGCATGTGGGGCGGGGCCGGCGCGACGACGCGGACTGGCTCCTTGTTCCGCGAGATCGGCACCACGATCTCGCGGGAGTGCAAATGCAGCTTCGGCTCGCCGAAGCGCGGGCCGTTGCCGTAAATGTTGTCGCCGAAGATCGGCCAGCCGGTCGCGGACGAATGCACCCGCAATTGATGGGTTCGGCCGGTCACCGGTTCCATGGCGAGCCAGGTGAAGCCGTCGCCCCGGCCCATCACCTTCCAGTTGGTGATCGCCTTCTGCCCCTCCGGGTCCGGTTTTTGCCACCAGCCACGCTCGGCATTGAGCCGGCCGAGCGGCATGTCGATGGTACCTTCGTCCTCGGCAGGCCCGCCCTCGACCACGGTCCAGTAGGTCTTGCCGATCTTGCCGTGCTTGAAGAGCAAGCCGAGCGAGGCGGTGGCTTTCCGATGGCGGCCGAGCACGAGGCAGCCCGAGGTGTCCTTGTCCAGCCGGTGGGCCAGCACCGGCGGCCGGGGCAGCCCGAACTGGAGCGCGTGGAAGGAGTCTTCCAGATTGGCGCCGCCCTTGGGGCCGCGATGCACCGGCAGGCCCGAGGGCTTGTCGATGATCAGCATCAGCCCGTCGCGATGAAGTACGCGCGCCTGGATCTCCTCGGCGGTCAATTGGGGAACATCGAGCAATTGCAGGACCTTTGGCTCAACACTTTCGTTTAGAGGCGGGAACGGCTAACACACCGCCACCATGAACGATACCACTGACACCCCCAAGCTGAGCTGGTGGCGCCGCCTGTCGAACGGGCTGAAGCGCACCTCGTCCTCGCTTGGGACCGCGGTCGCCGACCTCGTCACCAAGCGCAAGCTCGACCGCGCCATGCTCGACGACATCGAGGACGTGCTGCTGCGCGCCGATCTCGGCACCGCAGTCGCGGTGCGGATCGCCGATGCGGTCGGCACCGGGCGCTACGACAAGGCGATTTCGCCCGACGAGGTCAAGGACGTGGTCGCGACCGAGGTCGAGAAGGTGCTGGCGCCGGTGGCGAAGCCCCTCGAGATCGAGGCGGGCAAGAAGCCGTTCGTGATCCTCGTGGTCGGCGTCAACGGTTCCGGCAAGACCACGACCATCGGCAAGCTCTCGCAAAAATTTGCGTCCGAAGGCCGCAAGGTGATGCTGGCCGCCGGCGACACGTTTCGAGCAGCAGCCATCGAACAGCTCAAGGTCTGGGGCGAGCGCACCAGGACGCCGGTCGTCGCGGGCGCGCAGGGCTCGGACTCGGCGAGCCTCGCCTTCAACGCGCTGACCGCGGCGAAAGAGCAGAACGTCGACGTGCTCCTGATCGACACCGCCGGCCGCCTGCAGAACAAGGCCGAGCTGATGAACGAGCTCGAGAAGGTCGTGCGCGTCATCCGCAAGGTGGACGCTTCGGCGCCGCACGCGGTGCTGCTCGTGCTCGACGCCACCGTCGGCCAGAACGCGCTGTCGCAGGTCGAGGCCTTCCATCGCACGGCGGGGGTGACCGGCCTGGTGATGACCAAGCTCGACGGCACCGCGCGCGGCGGCATCCTGGTGGCGCTCGCGGAGAAATTCAAACTGCCGGTGCATTTCATCGGCGTCGGCGAAGGCGTCGACGATCTCGCGCCGTTCACCGCGCGCGATTTCGCCCGCGCCATCGCCGGAATCGAAAGCTAGAGAATGGACAAGACCCAGCCGCATCCGCTGTTCAAGCTTGCGACCGAACTCGGTCCGCTGCTCGTGTTCTTCTTCGTCAATGCGAAGTTCAACCTGTTTGCGGCGACCGGCGCCTTCATGGTCGCGATCGTGGCGGCGATGATCGCGTCCTATGTGGTGACGCGCCATATCCCGATCATGGCGATCGTCACAGGCGTGATCGTGCTGGTGTTCGGCACGCTGACGCTGGTGCTGCACGACGAGACCTTCATCAAGGTCAAGCCGACCATCATCTACGGCCTGTTCGCCGCGATCCTCGGCGGCGGCTTGTTGTTCGGCCGTTCCTTCATCGCCGTGATGTTTGACCAGATGTTCAACCTGACCCCGCAGGGCTGGCGCATCCTCACCCTGCGCTGGGCGCTGTTCTTCGCCGGCATGGCGGTGCTGAACGAGATCGTCTGGCGCACCCAGAGCACGGACTTCTGGGTGAACTTCAAGGTGTTCGGCGTCACGCCGCTGACCATGATCTTCGCCATCGCCCAGATGCCGCTGACCAAACGCTACGGTGTCGAGCCGGTGTCGCTGGAGACCAGTGAGGCCGAGGCGGGGGATG encodes:
- the ftsY gene encoding signal recognition particle-docking protein FtsY: MNDTTDTPKLSWWRRLSNGLKRTSSSLGTAVADLVTKRKLDRAMLDDIEDVLLRADLGTAVAVRIADAVGTGRYDKAISPDEVKDVVATEVEKVLAPVAKPLEIEAGKKPFVILVVGVNGSGKTTTIGKLSQKFASEGRKVMLAAGDTFRAAAIEQLKVWGERTRTPVVAGAQGSDSASLAFNALTAAKEQNVDVLLIDTAGRLQNKAELMNELEKVVRVIRKVDASAPHAVLLVLDATVGQNALSQVEAFHRTAGVTGLVMTKLDGTARGGILVALAEKFKLPVHFIGVGEGVDDLAPFTARDFARAIAGIES
- a CDS encoding RluA family pseudouridine synthase, translating into MLDVPQLTAEEIQARVLHRDGLMLIIDKPSGLPVHRGPKGGANLEDSFHALQFGLPRPPVLAHRLDKDTSGCLVLGRHRKATASLGLLFKHGKIGKTYWTVVEGGPAEDEGTIDMPLGRLNAERGWWQKPDPEGQKAITNWKVMGRGDGFTWLAMEPVTGRTHQLRVHSSATGWPIFGDNIYGNGPRFGEPKLHLHSREIVVPISRNKEPVRVVAPAPPHMHEKLRACGWNGE
- the mtaB gene encoding tRNA (N(6)-L-threonylcarbamoyladenosine(37)-C(2))-methylthiotransferase MtaB, which gives rise to MAVDIVTFGCRLNAFEAEVIRSKAEGAGLSDTIVINSCAVTNEAVAQARQSIRKLKRERPHARIVVTGCAAQTQSGMFAEMAEVDRVVGNDDKMRGDAWRAAREAFDLGAGEKIAVSDIMAVREMAPHLIDGYASGLPRVFVQVQNGCDHRCTFCIIPYGRGNSRSVPMGAVVDQVRTLVERGHAEIVLTGVDLTSYGTDLPGAPKLGMLTRQILRHVPELKRLRISSIDSIEADADLLDAIADDARLMPHLHLSLQSGDDMILKRMKRRHLRSDAIAFCDQVRRLRPDIVFGADIIAGFPTETEEMFSRSLDLVDECGLTFLHVFPYSPRPGTPAAKMPQVAGPAIKGRAKRLRAAGEAALRKRLDAEIGATRDVLIESDGQGRTQHYLPVAIAGERVGSVVPLTIVGSDGERLTI
- a CDS encoding septation protein A, which produces MDKTQPHPLFKLATELGPLLVFFFVNAKFNLFAATGAFMVAIVAAMIASYVVTRHIPIMAIVTGVIVLVFGTLTLVLHDETFIKVKPTIIYGLFAAILGGGLLFGRSFIAVMFDQMFNLTPQGWRILTLRWALFFAGMAVLNEIVWRTQSTDFWVNFKVFGVTPLTMIFAIAQMPLTKRYGVEPVSLETSEAEAGDVRKG
- the dapF gene encoding diaminopimelate epimerase gives rise to the protein MSALANHAFAKMNGIGNEIVVVDMRDSADKITPDDARAVASAQGGVPYDQLMVLQKPRLDGTEAFISIYNNDGSEAGACGNGMRCVVRRIFEKTGQATATFETAAGLLNAWQGPAPDLYTVDMGAPKFGWQDIPLAEEFRDTRYIELQIGPIDKPILHSPSVVSMGNPHAIFWVDDVNAYDLERFGPLLENHPIFPERANITLAHIADREHITMRTWERGAGLTRACGSAACATAVAAARLKRTERKVEMTLPGGRLGIEWRERDDHVLMTGTATFEYEGNFDPALFAPAG
- a CDS encoding DUF2336 domain-containing protein gives rise to the protein MSTAQLSIIDEVESAIRTGSSEKGLETARRVTDLFLSSAGSFNDEQIALFDDVLERLIGTIELRAIADMGARVALAEISTQLAPIAQAPPSVIRRLANNDEIRIAGPVLQESARLDDGELVKIASSKGETHLLAVAGRWWLKEIVTDALLARRYPSVSRRLAANPGARLSGKGFTVIVGQAESDPELAVNIGVRVDLPSDLRRRLLRSATDTVRTRLLSRAPPDLFDEIQNAIAAVTVGVEREMSGVRDFEGAKRAIGNLKATGQLNEATLLGFARQRRYEEAVAALAALSGSTVEVIRPLMQSLREDGLLVPCKAAQLSWETTAAVLESRFATGAMKPADVARAKNNFARMSPENARRTLRFWQVRAS